The following coding sequences are from one Lolium rigidum isolate FL_2022 chromosome 6, APGP_CSIRO_Lrig_0.1, whole genome shotgun sequence window:
- the LOC124660357 gene encoding aspartate aminotransferase, cytoplasmic: MASSSASVFAAVPQGPEDPILGVTVAFNKDPSPVKVNLGVGAYRTEEGKPLVLNVVKRAEALLLQNQSRIKEYLPITGLADFNKLSAKLIFGADSPAIQENRVATVQCLSGTGSLRVGGEFLARHYHERTIYIPNPTWGNHPKIFTLAGLTVRTYRYYDPATRGLDFQGLLEDLSSAPSGAIILLHACAHNPTGVDPTVDQWEQIRQLMRSKALLPFFDSAYQGFASGSLDKDAQSVRMFVADGGELLMAQSYAKNMGLYGERVGALSIVCGSADVAVKVESQLKLVIRPMYSNPPLHGASIVATILNDRGMFDEWTKELKGMADRIISMRQQLFDALKTRGTPGDWSHIIKQIGMFTFTGLNSDQVAFMRQEFHIYMTSDGRISMAGLSSRTVPHLADAIDAAVTKLK, encoded by the exons atggcctcctcctccgcctccgtctTCGCCGCCGTCCCGCAGGGCCCGGAGGACCCCATCCTCGGG GTCACGGTCGCCTTCAACAAGGATCCCAGCCCCGTCAAGGTCAACCTCGGCGTCGGCGCCTACCGGACCGAG GAAGGGAAGCCCCTGGTGCTGAACGTCGTCAAGCGCGCCGAGGCGCTGCTGCTCCAGAACCA GTCACGTATTAAGGAGTACTTGCCGATCACTGGGTTGGCAGATTTCAACAAGCTGAGTGCCAAGCTCATCTTTGGCGCTGACAG TCCTGCTATTCAGGAGAATAGGGTGGCTACAGTGCAGTGCTTATCAGGGACTGGTTCTTTACGGGTGGGAGGTGAATTTCTTGCAAGGCACTATCATGAA CGCACTATCTACATCCCAAACCCAACCTGGGGGAATCACCCGAAAATCTTCACCTTAGCTGGCCTGACCGTTAGGACTTACCGCTACTATGATCCTGCAACCCGTGGACTGGATTTCCAAG GACTCCTAGAAGACCTCAGTTCAGCTCCCTCAGGCGCAATTATACTGCTTCATGCATGTGCCCACAACCCTACCGGAGTGGACCCAACCGTGGATCAGTGGGAACAGATCAGGCAGCTGATGAGATCAAAAGCATTGCTACCATTCTTTGACAGTGCTTATCAA GGATTTGCAAGTGGAAGCCTTGACAAAGATGCTCAGTCAGTGCGCATGTTTGTTGCTGATGGTGGTGAATTGCTCATGGCTCAAAGCTATGCTAAGAACATGGGATTGTACGGAGAGCGTGTTGGTGCCTTAAGCATT GTTTGTGGGAGTGCTGATGTAGCTGTTAAGGTTGAAAGTCAACTCAAGCTTGTAATTAGGCCCATGTATTCAAACCCTCCTCTTCATGGTGCCTCTATCGTGGCTACCATACTTAATGACCG TGGTATGTTTGACGAATGGACCAAGGAGCTGAAGGGCATGGCTGATAGGATAATTAGCATGAGGCAACAGCTTTTTGATGCGCTGAAGACAAGAG GCACTCCTGGAGATTGGAGCCACATCATTAAGCAGATTGGGATGTTCACTTTCACTGGGCTCAACAGTGATCAAGTAGCCTTCATGAGGCAGGAATTCCACATTTACATGACATCTGATGG GAGGATCAGCATGGCTGGTTTGAGCTCCAGGACTGTGCCCCATCTTGCAGATGCCATAGATGCGGCAGTTACAAAACTGAAGTGA
- the LOC124665724 gene encoding rop guanine nucleotide exchange factor 11-like, with protein MAANGASLERRSSVRRSGSTVREEPPPAEEPAAAATGPSDMDVLKEKFSKLLLGEDMSGSGKGVPSALALSNAITNLAAAVFGEQRKLEPMAPDRKARWKKEVGWLLSVADHIVEFVAKKQVLDNGVEMEVMGTQQRRDLQSNIPALRKIDAMLLDYLDNFKDRNEFWYVKRDSCSESEKEEAGSDEKWWIPVVKVPPNGLPPASRAWIQHQKELVNQVLKAAMAINANCLMEMAIPECYLESLPKNGRVSLGDALYRNITDVEFDPDEFLSSVDLTSEHKICDLKDRIEASVIIWNRKVHNKDGKSAWGSAVSQEKREQFEERAQTLLLIIKHRFPGIPQSTLDIAKIQENRDVGFAILESYSRVLESLAYNVMSRIEDVIISDNVAREKAKKDLPPGTEPAPTPLPEGADSMTLLDFMGWNGDAEGKLEDKSPSAADQDDGRLMKLPNIMTNLKNTYMDVLGGHRSPPGRH; from the exons ATGGCGGCCAACGGCGCGTCGCTGGAGCGGCGGAGCTCCGTGCGGCGGTCGGGGAGCACGGTgcgggaggagccgccgccggccgaggagcccgccgccgccgccacaggaCCTTCCG ACATGGACGTGCTGAAGGAGAAGTTCTCCAAGCTGCTGCTCGGGGAGGACATGTCGGGGTCCGGGAAAGGCGTGCCGTCCGCGCTGGCGCTGTCGAACGCCATCACTAATCTTGCAG CCGCTGTGTTCGGAGAGCAACGGAAGCTGGAGCCCATGGCCCCGGACAGAAAAGCAAGGTGGAAGAAAGAAGTCGGCTGGCTCCTGTCCGTGGCGGACCACATCGTCGAGTTCGTCGCCAAGAAACAAGTCTTGGATAACGGCGTCGAAATGGAG GTGATGGGCACGCAGCAGCGAAGGGATCTGCAGTCCAACATTCCAGCTTTGCGCAAGATCGACGCCATGCTTCTC GATTACCTGGACAACTTCAAGGACCGCAACGAGTTCTGGTACGTGAAGCGCGACTCGTGCTCCGAGAGCGAGAAGGAGGAGGCCGGATCGGACGAGAAATGGTGGATACCGGTGGTGAAGGTCCCTCCCAACGGGCTGCCCCCGGCGTCCAGGGCCTGGATCCAGCACCAGAAGGAGCTGGTGAACCAGGTGCTCAAGGCGGCCATGGCCATCAACGCCAACTGCCTCATGGAGATGGCCATCCCAGAATGCTACCTAGAATCGCTGCCCAAG aaCGGGAGGGTGAGCCTTGGGGACGCGCTGTACCGGAACATCACTGACGTTGAGTTCGACCCGGACGAGTTCCTGTCGTCGGTGGACCTGACGTCAGAGCACAAGATCTGCGACCTCAAGGACCGCATCGAGGCGTCGGTCATCATCTGGAACAGGAAGGTGCACAACAAGGACGGCAAGTCCGCCTGGGGCTCCGCCGTCAGCCAGGAGAAGAGGGAGCAGTTCGAGGAGCGGGCGCAGACGCTGCTGCTCATCATCAAGCACAGGTTCCCCGGCATCCCCCAGTCCACCCTCGACATTGCAAAGATACAAGAAAACAGG GACGTTGGTTTTGCTATCCTGGAGAGCTACTCCAGGGTACTGGAGAGCCTTGCATACAACGTCATGTCCCGGATAGAGGACGTCATCATCTCCGACAACGTTGCCAGGGAGAAGGCCAAGAAGGACCTGCCACCGGGGACGGAACCGGCGCCCACTCCCCTCCCTGAGGGGGCGGACAGCATGACACTGCTCGACTTCATGGGCTGGAACGGCGACGCAGAGGGCAAGCTAGAGGACAAGTCTCCCTCCGCGGCCGACCAGGACGACGGGAGGCTCATGAAGCTGCCCAACATTATGACCAACCTCAAGAACACCTACATGGACGTCCTCGGTGGGCACCGGAGCCCGCCTGGTCGCCATTAG